In Helianthus annuus cultivar XRQ/B chromosome 8, HanXRQr2.0-SUNRISE, whole genome shotgun sequence, a single genomic region encodes these proteins:
- the LOC110880484 gene encoding uncharacterized protein LOC110880484 yields the protein MDTRSSAELKKALENAEAEKKAMADRMKAMEEQINELPFTAGMTMTTTPVEIPEYDGRIDPDEFIEWLRTVECVFDYKETSEENKVKIVAMKLRKYASTWWANTCTKREQLGKSKVKELSKMKRLMKQKFLPSYYIQSSFSQLHHLKQNQRPAKEYSRDFEYLHMKCDLPEDEPQTLVRYLGGLDTGVANVVELYPYSTLDELILLAHKVDNQQRNKGKFEAC from the exons atggatACCCGAAGTTCTGCTGAATTGAAGAAAGCTCTTGAAAACGCCGAGGCCGAGAAGAAAGCGATGGCTGATAGGATGAAGGCTATGGAAGAACAGATCAATGAACTCCCTTTCACCGCCGGGATGACGATGACAACGACACCG GTTGAAATCCCTGAGTATGATGGTAGAATTGATCCAGACGAGTTTATTGAGTGGTTGAGAACTGTAGAATGTGTCTTTGATTACAAAGAAACATCAGAGGAGAACAAAGTCAAGATTGTAGCCATGAAATTGAGAAAGTATGCATCGACATGGTGGGCCAATACGTGTACTAAAAGAGAGCAGTTGGGGAAGTCGAAGGTGAAGGAATTGTCAAAAATGAAGCGCTTAATGAAACAGAAGTTTCTGCCCTCATATTACATTCAGTCAAGTTTTTCTCAACTGCACCATCTTAAACAGAATCAGCGACCAGCAAAGGAGTATTCTCGGGACTTCGAGTATTTGCATATGAAGTGTGACTTACCCGAGGATGAACCACAAACTTTGGTCAGGTATTTGGGCGGATTAGATACCGGTGTTGCTAATGTCGTGGAGTTGTACCCTTATTCCACTTTAGATGAATTAATCCTGTTGGCTCACAAAGTAGATAACCAGCAAAGAAACAAAGGAAAATTTGAGGCTTGTTGA